One genomic window of Phycisphaerales bacterium includes the following:
- a CDS encoding radical SAM protein produces the protein MPSIYAAPPQHPEFPAKDPGLLGAVVRGQARLTPEQGLEILQTMPLAELGRWADARCRQVHGDTYRTYVIDRNINYTNVCSAKCIFCAFRRDAEDHDSYTLEYEDIYEKIAELSDIGGTQILMQGGMNPALPLDWYLGLLSGIKERFPHIHIHAFSPPEFIEFVHFFDPPGATLEDKIRWVMVRLREAGLDSLPGGGGEIFAPAVRRKIGLGKCNAEAWLTCMYVAHTLGMFTSATMMFGHIEGLGDRVHHMRLVRDWQDRALLEGGARDPMDAGPGEPIATPSFGHYKAFISWPFQRENTPLGRLREWGEGEGDAGDFPGDVVAKLDGSGTKDEHPEFGRRLRLAGATQYLRTQALSRLMLDNIYSIGSSWVTMGPHVGQVGLKFGANDMGSVMMEENVVSSAGTTYCLNEPVLCRLIRDAGYVPSQRDNTYDVIRTHDGPESPDLQVTDWSEHRARKLHTQAPAESSAATLTVSAGSRD, from the coding sequence ATGCCCTCGATCTACGCAGCCCCGCCGCAGCACCCCGAATTCCCGGCGAAGGACCCCGGGCTGCTGGGTGCCGTCGTCCGGGGACAGGCCCGGCTGACACCCGAGCAGGGACTGGAGATCCTGCAAACCATGCCGCTCGCCGAGCTTGGGCGCTGGGCCGACGCGCGTTGCCGGCAGGTACACGGCGACACCTACCGGACCTACGTCATCGACCGCAACATCAACTACACGAACGTGTGCAGCGCGAAGTGCATCTTCTGCGCGTTCCGGAGAGACGCCGAGGACCACGACTCGTACACGCTCGAGTACGAGGACATCTACGAGAAGATCGCCGAGCTCAGCGATATCGGCGGCACGCAGATCCTCATGCAGGGCGGCATGAACCCGGCGCTGCCGCTGGACTGGTACCTTGGACTTCTGAGCGGGATCAAGGAGCGCTTCCCGCACATCCACATCCACGCGTTCAGCCCGCCGGAGTTCATCGAGTTTGTGCACTTCTTCGATCCGCCCGGCGCGACGCTCGAGGACAAGATCCGCTGGGTCATGGTGCGGCTGCGTGAAGCTGGGCTGGACAGCCTGCCCGGCGGCGGCGGCGAGATCTTCGCGCCGGCCGTTCGCCGAAAGATCGGCCTGGGCAAGTGCAACGCCGAGGCGTGGCTGACCTGCATGTACGTCGCGCACACGCTGGGCATGTTCACCAGTGCGACGATGATGTTCGGGCACATCGAGGGCCTGGGCGACCGCGTGCACCACATGCGGCTCGTGCGAGACTGGCAGGACCGGGCGCTGCTCGAGGGCGGCGCACGAGACCCCATGGACGCCGGGCCGGGCGAGCCAATCGCCACGCCCAGCTTCGGGCACTACAAGGCGTTCATTAGCTGGCCCTTCCAGCGCGAGAATACGCCGCTGGGCCGGCTGCGCGAGTGGGGCGAGGGCGAGGGCGACGCCGGCGACTTCCCGGGCGACGTCGTCGCGAAGCTCGACGGCAGCGGGACGAAGGACGAGCACCCCGAGTTTGGTCGCCGCCTCAGGCTCGCGGGCGCGACGCAATACCTGCGCACGCAGGCCCTCAGTCGCCTGATGCTCGACAACATCTACTCGATCGGCAGCAGCTGGGTCACGATGGGCCCGCACGTTGGCCAAGTCGGACTGAAGTTCGGCGCCAACGACATGGGCAGCGTGATGATGGAGGAGAACGTGGTGTCGTCGGCGGGCACGACGTATTGCCTCAACGAGCCCGTGCTGTGCCGGCTCATTCGCGACGCGGGCTACGTGCCCTCGCAGCGCGACAACACCTACGACGTTATCCGCACGCACGACGGACCCGAGAGCCCCGACCTGCAGGTGACCGACTGGAGCGAGCACCGCGCCCGCAAGCTGCACACGCAGGCACCTGCCGAATCGTCGGCGGCGACCCTGACCGTCAGCGCCGGCTCACGAGACTGA
- a CDS encoding DUF971 domain-containing protein — translation MNQEPAPASLDLDRVKGLTVRWQDGSESFYPLAYLRRMSPSADMRQLREEMQTNPLVVVPDSGSGSELRAVDAQLVGRYAIRVTFSDGHRTGIFSWDYLRSIDPNADRAGADEDPSA, via the coding sequence ATGAACCAGGAGCCGGCCCCGGCCAGCCTCGACCTCGACCGCGTGAAGGGCCTGACCGTGCGCTGGCAGGACGGCAGCGAGTCGTTCTATCCGCTCGCATACCTCCGCCGCATGTCTCCGTCGGCCGACATGCGGCAGCTTCGCGAGGAGATGCAGACCAACCCGCTGGTAGTCGTGCCCGATAGCGGCTCGGGCTCGGAGCTCCGGGCCGTCGATGCGCAGCTCGTGGGCCGCTACGCCATTCGCGTGACCTTCTCCGATGGCCACCGGACCGGCATCTTCAGCTGGGACTACCTCCGCTCGATCGATCCCAATGCCGATCGCGCCGGCGCGGACGAAGACCCATCGGCATGA
- a CDS encoding pyridoxal phosphate-dependent aminotransferase, whose product MDVRRLVTDRARAVDASGIRRIFQLGAQIENPINLSIGQPDFPVPEPIKRAAIDAIEHDFNGYTQTQGIAPLREKLVDWLARDLGWTFGGPGDPEVLVTSGTSGALFLAFMALVGPGDEAIIPDPYFVMYPHVATMCGGTAVRCDTYPDFRMTAERVEPLINERTKLVLYNAPSNPAGVVGTVDECRELLELCRSKGVLLISDEIYDEFTFDDFEDDAMVGEPRSPRCPSPARFLGAQDDVLVIRGFGKTYGVTGWRMGYAAGPAELMGHIAKFQQYTYVCAPSMAQHGCIAAMDVDMTETVREYKQRRDSLVEALSKWTEVAVPGGAFYLFPRVPEGKTGTQFVEEAIAKKLLVIPGGIFSDRDTHFRLSFASSPETIDRGIEVLEKLYSGI is encoded by the coding sequence ATGGACGTACGCCGCCTCGTGACCGACCGCGCCCGGGCCGTCGATGCCTCGGGCATTCGCCGCATCTTCCAGCTCGGCGCCCAGATCGAGAACCCGATCAACCTGAGCATCGGGCAGCCGGACTTTCCGGTGCCCGAGCCGATCAAGCGCGCCGCGATAGACGCGATCGAGCATGACTTCAATGGGTACACGCAGACCCAGGGCATCGCCCCGCTCCGCGAGAAGCTCGTGGACTGGCTCGCGCGAGACCTGGGCTGGACCTTCGGCGGGCCGGGCGACCCGGAGGTGCTGGTGACCAGCGGAACCAGCGGCGCGCTCTTCCTGGCATTCATGGCACTCGTCGGGCCGGGGGACGAGGCGATCATCCCCGACCCCTACTTCGTGATGTATCCGCACGTGGCGACCATGTGCGGCGGCACGGCCGTGCGGTGCGATACGTACCCCGACTTCCGCATGACGGCCGAGCGGGTCGAGCCGCTGATCAACGAGCGCACAAAGCTGGTGCTGTACAACGCACCATCGAACCCCGCTGGCGTTGTGGGCACGGTCGACGAGTGCCGCGAGTTGCTCGAGCTCTGCCGCAGCAAGGGCGTGCTGCTGATCAGCGACGAGATCTACGACGAGTTCACGTTCGACGACTTCGAGGACGACGCGATGGTGGGCGAGCCTCGCAGCCCCCGCTGCCCATCCCCGGCGCGGTTCCTGGGCGCCCAGGACGACGTGCTGGTCATCCGCGGCTTTGGCAAGACGTATGGCGTCACGGGCTGGCGGATGGGCTATGCGGCGGGGCCGGCCGAGCTGATGGGCCACATCGCCAAGTTCCAGCAGTACACGTACGTGTGCGCCCCGTCGATGGCCCAGCACGGGTGCATCGCGGCGATGGACGTGGACATGACCGAGACGGTGCGCGAGTACAAGCAGCGTCGTGACTCGCTGGTCGAGGCCTTGAGCAAGTGGACCGAGGTCGCCGTGCCGGGCGGGGCGTTCTATCTGTTTCCCCGCGTGCCCGAAGGGAAGACCGGAACGCAGTTCGTCGAAGAAGCGATCGCCAAAAAGCTGTTGGTGATCCCCGGCGGCATCTTCAGCGACCGCGACACGCACTTCCGCTTGAGCTTCGCGTCGTCTCCCGAGACGATCGATCGCGGCATCGAGGTGCTGGAGAAGCTGTATTCGGGCATCTGA
- a CDS encoding tyrosine recombinase → MAQNPLEIPGMAELPAAYQDALRGFLAFLRIECGLSQNTRLAYARDLRDLATDLVEHGVNDPRDVHPRALADHLGRLSSQRGLKAPSLARHLASVRAWCRWLHARGVVAEDPTDPLLRPARWRRLPKTLSPSQVSTLVEAPHPPEHGKGPPLWLRDRAMLELMYACGVRATELCDLADDDPVRDVAILRVRGKGDKERVVPMGMPAVHWIARYRQECRPRLVERGAPHMGRLFVSRNGRPLERTAVWVIVNRWAKRVGLAGIHPHMLRHSFATHLMTGGADLRVVQEMLGHASIATTEIYTHLDGDRLQDVVAKHLPLG, encoded by the coding sequence GTGGCACAGAACCCGCTCGAGATTCCAGGGATGGCCGAGCTGCCCGCCGCCTACCAGGACGCGCTACGCGGCTTCCTGGCCTTCCTGCGCATCGAGTGCGGGCTGAGCCAGAACACCAGGCTCGCGTACGCCCGCGACCTGCGAGACCTGGCGACCGATCTCGTCGAGCACGGCGTCAATGATCCGAGGGACGTCCATCCGCGAGCGCTGGCTGACCACCTCGGCCGGCTCTCGAGCCAGCGCGGGCTCAAGGCTCCGAGCCTGGCCCGCCATCTCGCCAGCGTGCGCGCCTGGTGCCGCTGGTTGCACGCACGGGGCGTCGTCGCCGAGGATCCCACCGACCCGCTGCTGCGGCCCGCGCGTTGGCGCAGGCTGCCCAAGACGCTCTCGCCCAGCCAAGTGAGCACGCTGGTCGAAGCACCGCATCCGCCAGAGCACGGCAAGGGGCCACCGCTGTGGCTGCGCGATCGCGCGATGCTCGAGCTCATGTACGCCTGCGGCGTGCGCGCCACCGAGCTGTGCGACCTGGCCGACGACGACCCGGTCCGCGACGTGGCCATCCTGCGCGTCCGCGGCAAGGGCGACAAGGAGCGCGTGGTGCCAATGGGCATGCCCGCGGTCCACTGGATCGCACGGTATCGCCAGGAATGCCGGCCGCGGCTCGTCGAGCGCGGTGCCCCGCACATGGGCCGGCTGTTCGTCTCGCGCAACGGGCGCCCGCTGGAACGCACCGCGGTGTGGGTCATCGTCAACCGCTGGGCCAAGCGGGTCGGCCTGGCCGGCATCCACCCCCACATGCTTCGGCACAGCTTCGCGACCCACCTGATGACCGGCGGCGCCGACCTGCGCGTCGTGCAAGAGATGCTGGGCCACGCCAGCATTGCCACCACCGAGATCTACACGCACCTCGACGGCGACCGGCTGCAAGACGTCGTCGCCAAGCACCTGCCACTGGGCTGA
- a CDS encoding GC-type dockerin domain-anchored protein, translating to MPPEPYEDNREFGFWLALNGHTLAIAARRVNRDVEFQGAIFIYELEGNQWELRQELTQSEPQQGDELGHRMALTGDLLLARTNRNGSDPGHDGTVLRFERDAAGEWHEVGELVPNPPSYAGFYGISIATDGRHAIVGAPEDHAGGSSWPGAGYFFDLACNACPADLDSDGTLTIFDFLAFANRFQDGDAQADFDGDGELTIFDFLAFQTAFDAGC from the coding sequence ATGCCGCCCGAACCGTATGAAGACAATCGCGAGTTTGGATTCTGGCTCGCTCTAAACGGCCACACCCTCGCCATCGCGGCCCGCCGCGTCAATCGCGACGTCGAGTTCCAGGGCGCCATCTTCATCTACGAGCTCGAAGGCAACCAGTGGGAGCTCCGGCAGGAACTGACCCAGAGCGAGCCCCAGCAAGGCGACGAGCTGGGCCACCGCATGGCGCTCACCGGCGACCTGCTGCTCGCGCGCACCAACCGCAACGGCAGCGACCCCGGCCACGACGGCACCGTGCTGCGATTCGAGCGCGACGCCGCGGGCGAGTGGCACGAGGTCGGCGAGCTCGTACCCAATCCCCCCAGCTACGCCGGCTTCTACGGCATCTCGATCGCCACCGACGGCCGCCACGCCATCGTCGGCGCGCCCGAAGACCACGCCGGCGGCTCGTCTTGGCCCGGCGCCGGATACTTCTTCGACCTAGCCTGCAACGCGTGCCCCGCCGACCTCGACAGCGATGGCACCCTCACCATCTTCGACTTTCTCGCCTTCGCCAACCGCTTCCAGGACGGCGACGCACAAGCCGACTTCGACGGCGACGGCGAGCTGACGATCTTCGACTTCCTGGCGTTCCAGACGGCGTTCGATGCGGGGTGCTGA
- a CDS encoding flagellin, which produces MSRINTNVQSLLAQRVLGMNNKNLNQSLERLSTGTRINRGKDDPAGLIASENLRAEATALTAAIGNAERADQVINIAEGGLQEVSNLLNELQGLLTTTANQAGLGEQEKLANQQQVDSILQTIDRIASATSFQGTKLLNGSFDYRAQDVASEVTDFKINGAKFESATLDVDALVTQSAQQAGFFLSTTGSLDLNGSGDDFRIEIGGRLGSREFSFSSGVANADIAAAINNFSEVTGITATVSGTGILLSSDEFGDNEFVSVKVIDDASVQGTGVGIYDLEDEDFGTADTTIRSTFANATNEVRDLGQDIAGTINGIRAVADGKNLRINTDFLDIELTLDTTSSQTLGAVEASSGAPTLQITGGGADFQLAGQVDVAGKVSLGIGNVAVRNLGNSTDGFLGDLASGKSLNISEGADLSGAQEVVETAIEQVSTLRGRLGAFQQNTVGATIRSLSISLENTRAAESVIRDTDFATETAQLTRSQILVSSTTNILSLANSQPQSVLQLLG; this is translated from the coding sequence ATGAGTCGGATCAACACGAACGTGCAGTCGCTTCTCGCCCAGCGTGTGCTTGGCATGAACAACAAGAACCTGAACCAGTCGCTGGAGCGGCTGTCCACGGGTACCCGCATCAACCGGGGCAAGGACGACCCGGCGGGCCTGATCGCCTCGGAGAACCTTCGTGCCGAGGCCACCGCGCTGACCGCCGCCATCGGCAACGCCGAGCGCGCCGATCAGGTGATCAACATCGCCGAGGGCGGTCTCCAGGAGGTCTCCAACCTGCTGAACGAGCTCCAGGGCCTGCTGACCACGACGGCCAACCAGGCCGGCCTGGGCGAGCAGGAGAAGCTGGCCAACCAGCAGCAGGTCGATTCGATCCTGCAGACCATCGATCGCATCGCCTCGGCTACCAGCTTCCAGGGCACCAAGCTGCTCAACGGCAGCTTCGATTATCGCGCCCAGGACGTTGCCAGCGAGGTCACCGACTTCAAGATCAACGGTGCCAAGTTCGAGAGCGCCACGCTCGACGTCGATGCCCTGGTCACCCAGTCGGCCCAGCAGGCCGGCTTCTTCCTGTCCACCACGGGCAGCCTCGACCTCAACGGCAGCGGCGACGACTTCCGCATCGAGATCGGCGGCCGCCTCGGCAGCCGCGAGTTCAGCTTCAGCTCGGGCGTGGCCAACGCCGACATCGCCGCGGCCATCAACAACTTCAGCGAGGTCACCGGCATCACGGCCACCGTGTCGGGCACAGGCATCCTGCTGAGCAGCGATGAGTTCGGCGACAACGAGTTCGTTTCGGTCAAGGTCATCGACGATGCCAGCGTCCAGGGTACCGGCGTGGGCATCTACGACCTCGAGGACGAAGACTTCGGCACCGCCGACACGACCATCCGCAGTACCTTCGCCAACGCGACCAACGAGGTCCGCGATCTGGGCCAGGACATCGCCGGCACCATCAACGGCATCCGCGCCGTGGCCGACGGCAAGAACCTGCGCATCAACACCGACTTCCTCGACATCGAGCTCACCCTCGATACCACGTCCAGCCAGACGCTGGGCGCCGTCGAGGCCAGCTCCGGCGCGCCGACCCTGCAGATCACCGGCGGTGGCGCCGACTTCCAGCTCGCCGGACAGGTCGACGTGGCCGGCAAGGTGAGCCTGGGCATCGGCAACGTTGCCGTTCGGAACCTGGGCAACTCGACCGACGGCTTCCTGGGCGATCTGGCCTCGGGCAAGTCGCTCAACATCTCTGAGGGTGCCGATCTCTCGGGCGCTCAGGAGGTCGTTGAGACGGCCATCGAGCAGGTCTCGACCCTGCGTGGCCGCCTCGGTGCGTTCCAGCAGAACACCGTTGGCGCCACCATCCGCAGCCTGTCGATCTCGCTGGAGAACACCCGTGCGGCCGAGTCGGTGATCCGTGATACCGACTTCGCGACCGAGACGGCCCAGCTGACTCGCAGCCAGATCCTGGTCTCCTCGACCACCAACATCCTCTCCCTGGCCAACAGCCAGCCCCAGTCGGTCCTCCAGCTTCTCGGCTAA
- a CDS encoding PEP-CTERM sorting domain-containing protein encodes MGHTKLLAIAGVAATAAVANAQAILTFGFTDVDGSFTASDSSFVGASTAATSGDVTRLASPGGTAVFEPGFVGTGASDFSFDIDVMITGAGTADGNGTFSIVDVHGETLSGSIDGEFIQLGSGGIIAFNGLLSGVDFSDVSGDGTFDGPTAGSFSTDLPGTAPYDGALVQLFISGSGGFFDADFTGVSTQVSGEVIPAPATLALLGLGGLAAARRRR; translated from the coding sequence ATGGGTCACACCAAGCTTCTTGCGATCGCAGGCGTTGCTGCTACGGCAGCCGTTGCAAACGCCCAAGCCATCCTGACGTTCGGGTTCACCGACGTCGACGGCTCCTTCACGGCGAGCGATAGCTCGTTCGTGGGTGCCTCGACCGCGGCGACCTCGGGCGACGTGACGCGCCTGGCCAGCCCGGGCGGCACGGCCGTGTTCGAGCCCGGCTTCGTCGGCACCGGCGCGTCTGATTTCAGCTTCGATATCGACGTCATGATCACCGGCGCCGGCACTGCTGACGGCAACGGCACGTTCAGCATCGTCGATGTCCACGGCGAGACGCTCTCGGGCAGCATCGATGGCGAGTTCATCCAGCTCGGATCGGGCGGCATCATCGCCTTCAACGGCCTGCTGTCCGGCGTCGATTTCAGCGACGTCAGCGGCGACGGCACGTTCGACGGCCCGACCGCTGGTTCGTTCTCGACGGACCTGCCCGGCACGGCACCCTACGACGGTGCCCTCGTCCAGCTGTTCATCTCGGGTTCGGGCGGCTTCTTCGACGCCGACTTCACGGGCGTGTCGACCCAGGTGAGCGGTGAGGTCATCCCCGCTCCCGCGACGCTGGCCCTGCTCGGCCTCGGTGGCTTGGCCGCCGCTCGCCGCCGCCGGTAA
- the pyrF gene encoding orotidine-5'-phosphate decarboxylase → MHHDSAGTEFDRTLHDANKRCGAPLCVGIDPLVEKLPEPLSGSEPGPAFEAFARGVIDAVAPSASAVKFQSACYERLGVAGLVALEAGIRHARDAGLAVILDAKRGDIGVSARHYAAAAASLGTQAITVSAYLGMETVEPYLDAGLAVFVLVRTSNPGSADVQDVPLRSGGTLAMHVGRLVAELGRSRSGVHAVVGATQHDQSGVLRAVMPEQLFLLPGLGAQGASVQDLCAFAIHPRHAGDDPSRGLLATASRSVIYAGQGADWTRGVSAAAADLNTQLRSALLPPAVAPTE, encoded by the coding sequence ATGCACCACGATAGCGCCGGCACCGAGTTCGACCGCACCCTGCACGACGCCAACAAGCGGTGCGGGGCCCCGCTGTGCGTCGGCATCGATCCGCTGGTCGAGAAGCTGCCCGAACCACTGAGCGGCTCGGAGCCCGGGCCGGCGTTCGAGGCGTTCGCGCGTGGCGTCATCGACGCCGTCGCGCCGTCGGCGAGCGCGGTCAAGTTCCAGTCGGCGTGCTACGAGCGGCTTGGCGTTGCGGGGCTCGTCGCCCTCGAGGCGGGCATCCGGCACGCACGCGACGCCGGGCTCGCAGTGATCCTCGACGCCAAGCGGGGGGACATCGGCGTGTCGGCACGCCACTACGCCGCTGCAGCCGCAAGCCTTGGCACGCAGGCTATCACGGTGAGTGCGTATCTTGGCATGGAGACCGTTGAGCCGTACCTGGACGCGGGGCTGGCGGTGTTCGTGCTCGTGCGTACGAGCAATCCCGGCTCGGCAGACGTCCAAGACGTGCCGCTGCGGTCGGGGGGCACGCTGGCGATGCACGTGGGACGACTCGTGGCCGAGTTGGGCCGGAGCCGGTCGGGCGTGCATGCGGTCGTCGGTGCGACCCAGCACGATCAATCCGGCGTCCTGCGGGCGGTCATGCCAGAGCAGTTGTTCCTGCTGCCGGGACTTGGTGCCCAGGGCGCGAGCGTGCAGGATCTCTGCGCCTTTGCCATCCACCCACGCCACGCTGGCGACGATCCGTCGCGTGGCTTGCTGGCCACCGCCAGCCGATCGGTGATCTACGCGGGGCAGGGTGCCGACTGGACCCGGGGCGTGTCGGCGGCCGCCGCTGATCTCAACACTCAGCTCCGATCGGCTTTGCTGCCGCCCGCGGTCGCGCCGACTGAGTAG
- a CDS encoding small basic protein, whose translation MSLHSSLRTGGALVQKRSVLTRAERVAKLLEEKKMVKDEKKALGLPKVRVF comes from the coding sequence ATGAGCCTCCACAGTTCGCTTCGCACGGGTGGCGCGTTGGTCCAGAAGCGGTCGGTCCTGACCCGGGCCGAGCGCGTTGCCAAGCTGCTCGAAGAGAAAAAGATGGTCAAGGACGAGAAGAAGGCCCTGGGCCTTCCGAAGGTCCGCGTCTTCTAG
- a CDS encoding NADH-quinone oxidoreductase subunit I, which translates to MTVPEQDILRIAPTPTSATERLYVREVVVGFGTTMRHFFTSFGQGKVFPGKNTNRALQYPEERREHLPVEEGGINASNFRGVHRLNRDEDGRVKCVACMMCPTICPANCIHIVAEESPWDDREKYPKKFEIDELRCIFCGMCEEACPVDAIELTTEYDITGQSRQELIFDKEKLLHVYDVTIDKKPM; encoded by the coding sequence ATGACCGTGCCAGAACAGGACATCCTGCGGATTGCGCCCACCCCGACCAGCGCCACCGAACGGCTCTATGTCCGAGAGGTCGTCGTCGGATTCGGCACCACCATGCGGCACTTCTTCACCAGCTTCGGCCAGGGCAAGGTCTTTCCGGGCAAGAACACCAACCGGGCCCTGCAATATCCCGAGGAGCGGCGAGAGCACCTCCCGGTCGAAGAGGGCGGCATCAACGCCAGCAACTTCCGGGGCGTTCACCGCCTGAACCGGGACGAGGACGGACGCGTCAAGTGCGTCGCCTGCATGATGTGCCCGACCATCTGCCCGGCCAACTGCATCCACATCGTGGCCGAAGAGAGCCCGTGGGACGACCGCGAGAAGTACCCCAAGAAGTTCGAGATCGACGAGCTTCGGTGCATCTTCTGCGGCATGTGCGAAGAGGCCTGTCCGGTCGACGCCATCGAGCTGACGACCGAGTACGACATCACCGGGCAGAGCCGCCAGGAGCTGATCTTCGATAAGGAGAAGCTCCTGCACGTCTACGACGTCACGATCGACAAGAAGCCGATGTGA
- the recG gene encoding ATP-dependent DNA helicase RecG encodes MTEQTLSLTSPLIELHGVGPRRAKQFAALGLTNVGKLVAHLPMRHEWHEPTRPIAELVEGEQGSAVGEITSTRMAGRFPKQRLQAKLTDDSGSIDLVWFNGGYLRSQVQPGVRLRVQGKVATYNHHPQMANPTFDVLPEADEADVPNAGLDRRLVPVYPAGEGLKSRAIADAIAAALPAALPFIEDHLDEAFRDHHALPELREAYRMQHAPANKDEVAVSRRRLAYDELLMLQLGVQLRRAELRQEGRAIALRADDALHERIVSRLPYTPTPGQLAAMHELAGDLAQTTPANRLIQGDVGSGKTMVAAYGMLMAVATGHQAALMAPTEILAEQHERSLRAMLERADVRVAMLTGALAPADRQRVLADLAMGHVDIVVGTHALLTDTVKFKSLALAIIDEQHRFGVHQRAALREKAGETIPHTLVMTATPIPRTIAISVLGDLDVTTIGDMPPGRQPVHTEHIPTPSRDWAYQRLREHVRGGGLAFVVAPAIGDSSQQLELVEPSEPTASKEPFVGVIDLIKELQSGPLEGVRCGLLHGKMPTAAREAAMERFRSGEAPVLVATTIVEVGVDVPGATCMVVEQADRFGLAQLHQLRGRVGRGGMPDGLRAECLLVADPTTDVGARRMEAITSTNDGFKLAEADFALRGPGEMFGSRQSGALPLRVADLVRDAELLELARRDAQAWVERSPKLGNAEDAVLRRRVLRTVGEWLGLADVG; translated from the coding sequence ATGACCGAGCAAACCCTGAGCCTGACCAGCCCGCTCATCGAGCTCCACGGCGTCGGACCGCGCCGCGCCAAGCAATTCGCGGCACTGGGCCTGACCAACGTCGGCAAGCTCGTTGCCCATCTGCCGATGCGGCACGAGTGGCACGAGCCCACGCGCCCGATCGCCGAACTGGTCGAGGGCGAGCAGGGCTCGGCGGTGGGGGAGATCACCTCGACGCGGATGGCCGGCCGCTTCCCCAAGCAGCGGCTGCAGGCCAAGCTGACCGACGACTCGGGCTCGATCGACCTCGTCTGGTTCAACGGCGGGTACCTGCGCTCGCAGGTCCAGCCCGGCGTGCGGCTCCGCGTGCAGGGCAAGGTCGCGACGTACAACCACCACCCGCAGATGGCCAACCCCACTTTCGACGTATTGCCCGAGGCCGACGAGGCCGACGTACCAAACGCCGGCCTCGACCGGCGCCTCGTTCCCGTGTATCCCGCGGGCGAGGGTCTCAAAAGCCGGGCCATCGCCGACGCCATCGCCGCCGCCCTGCCCGCAGCGCTCCCGTTCATCGAAGACCACTTGGATGAGGCCTTCCGCGACCACCACGCTTTGCCCGAGCTGCGCGAGGCGTACCGGATGCAGCATGCACCCGCCAACAAGGACGAGGTTGCCGTCTCGCGCCGCCGCCTGGCATACGACGAGCTGCTCATGCTCCAGCTCGGCGTGCAGCTCCGCCGCGCCGAGCTGAGGCAAGAGGGCCGTGCCATCGCGCTGCGGGCAGACGACGCGCTGCACGAGCGCATCGTGTCGCGGCTGCCCTACACGCCGACGCCCGGCCAGCTCGCCGCGATGCACGAGCTGGCCGGCGACCTCGCCCAGACGACGCCCGCCAACCGACTGATCCAGGGCGACGTGGGCTCGGGCAAGACGATGGTCGCCGCCTATGGGATGCTCATGGCCGTCGCCACCGGGCACCAGGCCGCGCTCATGGCCCCCACGGAGATCCTCGCCGAGCAGCACGAGCGTTCGCTTCGGGCGATGTTGGAGAGAGCAGACGTGCGCGTGGCGATGCTGACCGGCGCCCTCGCGCCCGCCGATCGCCAGCGCGTGCTGGCAGACCTCGCGATGGGCCACGTCGACATCGTCGTCGGCACGCACGCCCTGCTCACCGACACGGTCAAGTTCAAGAGCCTCGCCCTGGCCATCATCGACGAGCAGCACCGCTTCGGCGTGCACCAGCGTGCGGCCCTGCGCGAGAAGGCCGGCGAGACGATCCCCCACACGCTCGTCATGACCGCGACGCCCATCCCGCGCACCATCGCCATCAGCGTGCTGGGCGACCTCGACGTGACGACCATCGGCGACATGCCGCCGGGCCGCCAGCCCGTGCACACCGAGCACATCCCGACACCCTCTCGCGACTGGGCGTACCAGCGGCTGCGCGAGCACGTCCGCGGCGGGGGTCTCGCGTTCGTCGTCGCACCCGCGATCGGCGACAGCTCGCAGCAGCTCGAGCTGGTCGAGCCATCCGAGCCAACGGCGAGCAAGGAGCCTTTCGTCGGCGTCATCGATCTCATCAAGGAGCTCCAGTCAGGCCCGCTCGAGGGCGTACGCTGCGGGCTCCTGCACGGCAAGATGCCGACCGCTGCGCGTGAGGCAGCGATGGAACGCTTCCGCAGCGGCGAGGCGCCCGTGCTCGTCGCGACCACCATCGTCGAGGTCGGCGTCGACGTGCCGGGCGCGACGTGCATGGTCGTCGAGCAGGCCGACCGCTTCGGGCTCGCCCAGCTCCACCAGCTCCGCGGGCGCGTCGGTCGCGGCGGCATGCCCGATGGGCTTCGCGCCGAGTGCCTGCTCGTGGCAGACCCGACCACCGACGTCGGTGCGCGGCGGATGGAGGCGATCACCAGCACCAACGACGGCTTCAAGCTCGCCGAGGCAGACTTCGCGCTTCGCGGGCCGGGCGAGATGTTTGGCTCGCGCCAATCAGGTGCCTTGCCCCTGCGCGTGGCGGATCTGGTGCGAGACGCTGAACTGCTTGAACTCGCACGCCGCGACGCGCAAGCCTGGGTCGAGCGATCCCCCAAACTGGGGAACGCCGAGGACGCCGTGCTTAGGCGTCGCGTGTTGCGAACGGTGGGCGAGTGGCTCGGGCTTGCCGACGTCGGATGA